AAAGGCAAGCCGCAGGATGCGATTAAAGAGCAAGGTGATCAGGGGTTACGTGGTGTCCAAGCTCACCCAGGACTGGTCGCCTGAGCAGATATCGGGCAGGATAGAGATAGACCATCCGGGTATATCCATCA
This genomic window from candidate division TA06 bacterium B3_TA06 contains:
- a CDS encoding IS30 family transposase, yielding MGRVLGRSPSTISRELRRNPSPTYDFYIDHRAQVRADKRRSKASRRMRLKSKVIRGYVVSKLTQDWSPEQISGRIEIDHPGISI